The genomic segment GGAACGCCTGCACAGTCAGCCCGACGCTGTCGGCGAAATTTCCCGGGCTGCTTCATACAGGGCGGGGTTTTTTCCGGCCCGTCCTTCTCTCACGCAGAAGGCCAACTACTCGTCATCGACCAGGGCCAGGGCCTCGATCTCCACCATGAGCGAGGGCAGGGCCAGACCGGTCTGGACGGTGGACCGGGCCGGCGGGTTGCCCTGGAAGTAATGGTTGAAAACAGCGTTCATGCCCTGGTAGTGGGCCATGTCGCTCAAGAAGATGGTGGTCTTGACGACGTCGCTCAGGGAAGCTCCCACGGCCCCCAGGGCGGCTTCGATGTTTTTCATGACCTGCCGTGTCTGCGCCCCGACGTCTCCCTCGCCCACCACTCTGCCCTCCGCATCCAGAGCTATCATCCCCGCGGTGGTAACCAGCGCTCCCTTGCGCACCACTTGAGAGTAGGTGGCCGCGGGTTTGGGCAGGGACGGCGGATTCAAGCGTATGGTCTGCATGAGCACCTCCTTCAGGCGTTGACGTCGGTTGGTTGGAACGTCTGTTCCGGTTCCAACACTCACAGGTGAAACAACCCTCGCGGGAACTTGTTGAGGACCTCAACTCCGTCGGCGGTCAGGTAGCAGAGGTCGGCGATGGGATTGATCAGGAGGGTCCCCCCGGGTTCTCCCAGGCAGACGTGGAGCACGAACACATGGCCCGGCTGGAGCAGCTCACGGCTTCCGGCCAGCAGAAAGGGCCGTTCGGAGTAGTCCAGTCCCTGACCATGACCGATCCTTCCTCCCTGGATTTCATACCCGAACCTTGCCGCGGCCCGATTTCCGATCTCAATCAACTCACCGATGGGCAGTCCGGGGCGGATGATCCGGAGCACCTCGTCCTGCACCTGCAGGTTGGCTTCCACCATCCCGGCGGCCGCCTTGTCCAAAACCGGTCCGATGGTTCCCGCCCGGTCGCTCTGGATCCAGTAACCCTTGTAGACCACGTAGGCATTGACATTGATGTAGTCGCCACGGTTCAGGCGCCAGTCGTGACACTTGACCGACAGCTTGCCCGCCTTCAGATCGGTCCCGGGAGCCGTATGCATGCAGTGGTAGACGAAGTCGGCGCCCCGCTGTCGGGCCGCGGCGTCCATCTCGGCGGTGAGCTCATACCCCCACATTCCCGGCCTGAGGACTTCCGCCATTCGGTGGTAGCTCGAATCGGAGATTTCAGCAGTTCGCCGCAACAATGCGGCTTCCTCCGGGGTCTTGAACTGCCGGAGCTCAGCCACCACGTCGGGCGCCTCCGCGATACCGGCCGGAAGATTCCGCTCCAGATCGCGATAGAGGGTGACCGGCATGGCCTCGATTCCCGAAACGGCGACCGGATATCCATCGAGGCCTTCGGCCTTCAAGAGATGGGCGATTTCGGCTCCAAAGCTGCGGGATCCGCGGGAGGCAGCTTCTCCACCCACGCTGGAGTCGAAGGCGCGGGAGATCGCCCGCGGGTCGGGAGAGCTCACCAGGCGCACCTCGCCGATCCAGGACACCTCCTCGATCTGGTCCAGCATGTACTCCACACCGGCCACCAGCAGCGTCGCCTTGCCCCGTCTGGGGACCAGCACCATGACGTCGGTGATGCGGTCCAGGTTGGACCAGTTGGTGAGATAGCCGACGTGCCCGGTCTGATTCCACTGGTGAATCTTGGGCGCCGAGTAGACCACCACTCCGGCCAGGTCCCGGTCTGCGGCAAACCGGCGTACCCTCTCGATCCGGTCCTCGAATTCAGAACGCGGAATTTCGTGCTCTTCCTTTTTCCACATCGTCTTGTCTTTCCGTGGAGACCGGACCCTTGAACCCGCGGAAGTCCCCAGGAGTGGGATCGGAGAGACGGTTCAATCGACAGCGGCCGTGAAGGCGGACGCCCTGACGGCGCAACTCATTCCAGGCTGGATATTATTACAGAACGGAGAGCACCCACAACCGCGAGGCCAGCATGGGTTCACGGCAAGATTGTGACTGGTCGCATCCCCCCGGGCGGGCGCCCGGGGAATATCAATTGGAAAATGTTATCCCCCGTCAGTGTTGTGGTTTAGGCCGCAATTCTCACCAGAGTTCGCAATAGAGCGATGAAAGGGGCCCTGGAGACTTTTGAGGCCGAGTTTAACAACGTTGGTGGCTGGATCGGTTGGCAAATGCCCTCAGCGTAGGCATATGAGCCTGTCGGAGGACCCTCAGGCGGCATTTTCCCCCGAAAGCAGCGACACCTCTGCCACCGGGCCTGGAGGGCCTCAGGGTCGTGGTCGATCTTGTGGTAGCGGCCGGGGCCTTGGGTGGGAGCGTGTTCGAGCCGGTTGAGAGTGCTCTTGCCTGCCAGGGGAGGCGAGTCGGGACGGCGGCCTTTTTCTGAGACCAAGGCCATCAAGGGGTCGTGACGGAGTTGGTCGTGGTCGATGAGGTCGTCGTAGCCCTGGGCGATGCCGACGATGCGCTGGGCGATAAGCTTGCGCAGGCTGTAGTGGACCCGCTTGGGGTCGCGGTGATCGGTGAAGCAGTCCGCTACCTGGTCAGAGAGAGCCAGGCGCCGATCCACCCGGCGCAACAGCAACAGGCCGGCATCGGAAGTGATGGGACCACCATCGAAAGCAGCCACCACGCGGCGGCGTTGGC from the Acidobacteriota bacterium genome contains:
- a CDS encoding RidA family protein, producing the protein MQTIRLNPPSLPKPAATYSQVVRKGALVTTAGMIALDAEGRVVGEGDVGAQTRQVMKNIEAALGAVGASLSDVVKTTIFLSDMAHYQGMNAVFNHYFQGNPPARSTVQTGLALPSLMVEIEALALVDDE
- a CDS encoding transposase, encoding MPTQCASKPLEFEPRQRRRVVAAFDGGPITSDAGLLLLRRVDRRLALSDQVADCFTDHRDPKRVHYSLRKLIAQRIVGIAQGYDDLIDHDQLRHDPLMALVSEKGRRPDSPPLAGKSTLNRLEHAPTQGPGRYHKIDHDPEALQARWQRCRCFRGKMPPEGPPTGSYAYAEGICQPIQPPTLLNSASKVSRAPFIALLRTLVRIAA
- a CDS encoding M24 family metallopeptidase codes for the protein MWKKEEHEIPRSEFEDRIERVRRFAADRDLAGVVVYSAPKIHQWNQTGHVGYLTNWSNLDRITDVMVLVPRRGKATLLVAGVEYMLDQIEEVSWIGEVRLVSSPDPRAISRAFDSSVGGEAASRGSRSFGAEIAHLLKAEGLDGYPVAVSGIEAMPVTLYRDLERNLPAGIAEAPDVVAELRQFKTPEEAALLRRTAEISDSSYHRMAEVLRPGMWGYELTAEMDAAARQRGADFVYHCMHTAPGTDLKAGKLSVKCHDWRLNRGDYINVNAYVVYKGYWIQSDRAGTIGPVLDKAAAGMVEANLQVQDEVLRIIRPGLPIGELIEIGNRAAARFGYEIQGGRIGHGQGLDYSERPFLLAGSRELLQPGHVFVLHVCLGEPGGTLLINPIADLCYLTADGVEVLNKFPRGLFHL